One genomic window of Gallus gallus isolate bGalGal1 chromosome 34, bGalGal1.mat.broiler.GRCg7b, whole genome shotgun sequence includes the following:
- the FIGNL2 gene encoding fidgetin-like protein 2 translates to MHWSPEHAQSLNQWPEQHLDVSSTTSSPAHKSDLYPSTRQRFNYAWANDDISALTASNLLKRYAEKYSGVLDAPYERPALSGYGDGAFGPVNGQKGDGEPWPVPHSSDGTYPLTPIHDGLPGAKAVVPPAVPAGSAPLGLTGSPVVSANLTDPIYAGNSCGGAAGSGGLGSSQEYPAGYGSTYLPSGYCGQPSTALAPPHPPALHSSGLLQPTHPSSALVPGYGSSGPVYNYASGSYATQPGYGAIHPPHPSASYLPSGIAAPTPLPAPGPTTRPSVVPAYGYQAAGLASLAVPPLGTEATGTLKRKAFDISGGEDEAEGRYRKYSYEQPKSPYPMSDNGECRGNGFPSASKRPAGSAEEHSSKYGGQAMKSVVSPPYGAGEAPLRPTESFEKFSPPLANGERAAEPGHPFPLRLPPKAPVFSSQPVEEQPKNVDPLVLELVNTKIVERGPPVQWTDIAGQVSIKAAIEEELVWPILRPGAYTGASRLPRTILLFGPRGTGKTLLSRCISTQLGSTLLKLSATALLTTWKAEAEKILQTVFFVAKCRQPSVVLIMEVESLLVAQDGSQAGNLKSQLLSYLDNVATSAEQNVVIIGTTSRPGSMDEASHRRFAKRFYISPPDSIARRQILHHALAQQSSCLSEREMASLVQHTESFSGSELIQLCQHAGATTLHGLPGQIQPTSYKDFEKAFCKVRPAASQKELDLFAEWDKMYGSRH, encoded by the coding sequence ATGCACTGGTCACCAGAGCATGCCCAGTCCCTGAACCAGTGGCCAGAGCAGCACCTCGACGtctcctccaccacctcctcacCAGCCCACAAGTCCGACCTCTACCCCAGCACCCGCCAGCGCTTCAACTACGCCTGGGCCAACGACGACATCTCAGCGCTCACCGCCTCCAACCTCCTCAAGAGGTACGCCGAGAAGTACTCGGGGGTGTTGGATGCGCCCTACGAGCGCCCAGCGCTGAGCGGCTATGGGGATGGTGCCTTCGGGCCCGTTAACGGGCAGAAAGGGGATGGGGAGCCCTGGCCTGTGCCTCACAGCTCCGACGGCACCTACCCACTGACACCCATCCACGATGGCCTCCCCGGTGCCAAGGCCGTGGTGCCGCCCGCCGTGCCGGCTGGTAGCGCTCCGCTGGGGCTCACCGGCTCCCCGGTGGTGTCGGCCAACCTCACTGATCCCATCTACGCTGGGAATTCATGCGGAGGAGCAGCTGGCTCCGGCGGGCTGGGCTCATCTCAGGAGTACCCTGCGGGCTACGGCAGCACCTACTTGCCCTCTGGCTACTGCggccagcccagcacagcacttgcCCCTCCGCACCCACCCGCCCTGCACAGTTCggggctcctgcagcccacaCACCCCTCATCCGCCCTGGTGCCGGGCTATGGTTCCTCCGGCCCCGTCTACAACTACGCCTCGGGCAGCTATGCCACACAGCCGGGCTACGGAGCCATCCACCCGCCCCATCCCTCCGCCTCCTACCTGCCCTCAGGCATCGCAGCACCCACCCCGCTGCCAGCCCCCGGGCCCACCACTCGCCCATCTGTGGTGCCAGCCTATGGCTATCAAGCCGCCGGGTTGGCTTCATTGGCTGTGCCACCCCTGGGCACCGAGGCGACGGGCACCTTGAAGAGGAAAGCTTTTGATATCTCAGGCGGGGAGGATGAAGCAGAGGGCAGATACCGGAAATACAGCTACGAGCAGCCAAAGTCCCCCTACCCCATGTCGGACAACGGTGAGTGCCGAGGCAATGGCTTCCCCAGTGCCAGCAAGCGGCCggcaggcagtgctgaggagcacagcagTAAATACGGTGGGCAGGCGATGAAGAGCGTGGTCTCACCACCCTACGGAGCTGGGGAGGCCCCACTGCGACCCACGGAGTCCTTTGAGAAGTTCAGCCCTCCCCTTGCCAATGGGGAGCGGGCGGCCGAGCCGGGACACCCCTTCCCGTTGAGGCTGCCACCCAAAGCGCCCGTCTTCAGCAGCCAACCAGTGGAGGAGCAACCCAAAAACGTTGACCCACTGGTGCTGGAGTTGGTGAACACCAAGATCGTGGAGCGTGGGCCGCCCGTGCAGTGGACGGACATCGCCGGGCAGGTCTCCATCAAAGCAGCCATTGAGGAGGAGCTGGTGTGGCCCATCCTACGGCCTGGTGCCTACACCGGGGCGAGCAGGCTGCCCCGAACCATCCTTCTGTTTGGGCCACGCGGCACTGGGAAGACCCTCCTGAGCCGCTGCATCTCCACCCAGCTGGGCTCCACGCTGCTGAAGCTCAGCGCCACCGCCCTGCTCACCACCTGGAAAGCCGAAGCCGAGAAGATCCTCCAGACCGTCTTCTTTGTGGCCAAGTGCCGGCAGCCCTCAGTGGTGCTCATCATGGAGGTGGAGTCCTTGCTGGTGGCCCAGGATGGCAGCCAGGCTGGAAACCTCAAGTCGCAGCTCCTCTCCTACCTGGACAACGTAGCTACCTCGGCCGAGCAGAACGTGGTCATCATAGGGACCACCTCACGGCCCGGCAGCATGGATGAAGCTTCCCACCGGCGCTTTGCCAAGCGCTTCTACATCTCCCCACCAGACAGCATTGCCCGGCGGCAGATCCTCCACCATGCCCTGGCTCAGCAGAGCTCCTGCCTGAGCGAGCGGGAGATGGCCTCCCTGGTACAGCACACTGAGAGCTTCTCGGGCAGCGAGCTGatccagctctgccagcacgCCGGGGCCACCACGCTGCACGGCTTGCCGGGCCAGATCCAACCCACCTCCTACAAGGA